The following are encoded in a window of Pectinophora gossypiella chromosome 8, ilPecGoss1.1, whole genome shotgun sequence genomic DNA:
- the LOC126369074 gene encoding trypsin-like has product MDKKAMNQGTRRLFGGTKAQLKDFPPACLLTDRSLTARCSGAVVAPHWVLTAAHCISPSLAYVKYNTRTPSKGPADQATIVALYQHPKYEVVQEDEGRGLDVTQLHNDIGLAETKQAIELDFPLKDEPIHAMRSIEPKKLQKVMVQVMGFGRTETAEATLGEELFAVTLRLQNCERSSWFHCMCGLASPGERARGVCSGDSGGPVVYSGVQVGVTSMGPLECVTMADPTPGSTSVFTSLYQYADILNDTINNVPGVIKMSSVALDGASTPSPVAAVVLALFVAVVSNTVSLAMP; this is encoded by the exons ATGGATAAAAAAGCAATGAACCAAGGGACTCGACGTCTGTTCGGTGGCACCAAGGCCCAGCTGAAGGACTTTCCACCTGCTTGTCTACTGACTGACAG GTCATTGACAGCCCGCTGCTCTGGCGCCGTGGTGGCCCCCCACTGGGTCCTCACGGCAGCTCACTGCATCAGCCCCAGTCTTGCCTACGTCAAGTACAATACGAGAACCCCTTCCAAAGGTCCTGCTGACCAGGCGACCATAGTGGCCTTGTATCAGCACCCTAA GTATGAAGTGGTGCAGGAAGACGAGGGTCGTGGTCTGGATGTGACTCAACTCCACAACGACATCGGGCTGGCGGAGACCAAGCAGGCAATAGAGCTGGACTTCCCCCTCAAAGACGAACCCATCCACGCCATGCGATCCATCGAGCCGAAGAAACTTCAGAAAGTTATGGTTCAG GTGATGGGCTTCGGTCGCACGGAGACGGCGGAGGCTACTTTAGGCGAGGAGCTGTTCGCTGTGACGCTGCGGCTGCAGAACTGCGAGAGGAGCTCCTGGTTCCACTGCATGTGTGGTCTGGCCAGCCCGGGGGAGCGAGCTCGCGGCGTCTGCTCCGGTGACTCGGGCGGTCCTGTTGTCTATAGTGGCGTTCAG GTGGGTGTAACATCGATGGGACCTCTGGAGTGCGTGACAATGGCGGACCCTACGCCAGGCTCCACCAGCGTGTTCACCTCGCTGTACCAGTACGCCGACATCCTGAACGACACCATTAACAACGTGCCTGGCGTGATCAAGATGAGCAGTGTGGCTCTAGACGGGGCTAGCACTCCGTCGCCGGTCGCTGCTGTGGTCTTAGCACTATTTGTAGCAGTGGTCTCTAACACTGTTTCTCTTGCGATGCCTTGA